The following proteins are co-located in the Gossypium hirsutum isolate 1008001.06 chromosome A02, Gossypium_hirsutum_v2.1, whole genome shotgun sequence genome:
- the LOC107909400 gene encoding pyridine nucleotide-disulfide oxidoreductase domain-containing protein 2 — MWRRSFGTSSHAVDALKEKKWDALVIGSGHNGLTAAAYLALGGLSVAVLERRHVIGGAAVTEELVPGFKFSRCSYLQSLLRPSVISELELARHGLKLLKRNPSSFTPCLDGRYLLLGPTKVLNHREISKFSKRDADAYPKYESQLERFCTLMDPLLDSSPPESLQGISSLQDRLKNKVHNSVFWTRLLHQAASLGQKDMVDFMDLLLSPASKVLNNWFETDVLKATLATDAVIGSTASVNTPGSGYVLLHHVMGETDGDHGIWSYVEGGMGSVSMAIGNAAREAGAHIVTSAGVSQLIVDDSGKANGVLLADGTVVQSSNILSNATPYKTFMELVPQNVLPDDFTRSIKYSDYSSGTTKINVAVDKLPDFHCCKSIDGLQYTGTIHIGSESMEEIDSACQDAVNGLPSRRPVIEMTIPSILDKTISPPGKHVINLFIQYTPYNPSDGSWDDPVYRESFAQRCFNLIDEYAPGFSSSVIGYDMLTPLDLEREIGLTGGNIFHGAMGLDSLFLMRPVKGWSNYRTPLPGLYLCGSGAHPGGGVMGAPGRNAAKLVLEDFKKKMN, encoded by the exons ATGTGGCGGCGGAGCTTCGGTACCAGCAGTCACGCGGTGGACGCTCTGAAAGAGAAGAAGTGGGACGCGCTCGTGATCGGAAGTGGCCATAACGGTTTGACGGCAGCGGCTTACTTAGCTCTCGGCGGTCTCTCTGTTGCCGTGCTCGAGAGACGCCACGTTATCGGTGGAGCGGCGGTGACTGAAGAACTGGTCCCTGGCTTTAAGTTCTCTCGATGCAGTTACCTCCAGAGCCTCCTCCGTCCCTCCGTTATCAG tgAACTAGAGTTAGCGAGACATGGTTTGAAGTTGTTGAAGAGGAATCCATCATCGTTTACGCCTTGTTTGGATGGGCGATATCTTTTGCTAGGGCCTACTAAAGTGCTTAATCATAGGGAGATCTCCAAGTTCTCCAAACGAGATGCCGATGCTTATCCGAA ATATGAGAGTCAATTAGAGAGATTCTGTACACTCATGGATCCACTTTTGGATTCATCGCCTCCTGAATCTTTGCAAGGTATTTCATCTCTCCAAGATCGTCTCAAGAATAAAGTACACAACTCTGTATTTTGGACTCGTTTGCTGCACCAGGCTGCTTCCTTGGGGCAGAAAGACATGGT gGATTTTATGGATCTTTTATTGTCCCCAGCTTCGAAGGTTTTGAATAACTGGTTTGAG ACAGATGTTCTGAAGGCAACCCTTGCAACAGATGCTGTGATAGGGAGTACG GCCAGTGTCAACACACCAGGGAGTGGATATGTACTGCTGCATCATGTGATGGGAGAAACTGATGGTGATCATGGAATTTGGTC ATATGTTGAAGGTGGAATGGGGTCGGTATCCATGGCTATTGGCAATGCTGCCCGGGAAGCTGGGGCTCATATTGTCACAAGTGCAGGG GTTTCACAGCTGATAGTTGATGACTCGGGCAAAGCAAATGGG GTGTTGCTGGCTGATGGTACGGTGGTGCAGTCTTCAAACATTTTATCAAATGCGACACCTTACAAAACTTTCATG GAATTGGTGCCACAAAATGTTCTTCCTGATGATTTCACACGTTCTATTAAGTATTCTGATTACAGTTCT GGAACTACCAAAATAAACGTAGCTGTTGATAAGTTGCCTGATTTCCATTGTTGCAAGTCGATTGATGGTCTTCAGTACACCGGTACCATTCATATCGGTTCTGAGAG CATGGAGGAGATCGATTCAGCTTGTCAAGATGCAGTCAATGGATTGCCATCAAGAAGGCCAGTCATTGAAATGACAATTCCATCAATACTGGACAAGACGATTTCTCCACCTG GTAAGCATGTCATCAACTTGTTCATCCAATATACCCCTTATAATCCATCCGACGGCAGCTGGGATGATCCTGTTTACAGG GAATCATTTGCACAAAGATGTTTCAACTTGATTGATGAATATGCACCGGGTTTCAGCTCGTCGGTCATTGGCTACGACATGCTAACTCCTCTTGACCTTGAAAGGGAAATTGGCTTGACAG GAGGAAATATCTTTCATGGTGCTATGGGATTAGATTCGCTTTTCCTCATGCGACCTGTTAAAGGATG GTCGAATTATAGGACTCCATTACCAGGTCTTTACTTGTGCGGGAGTGGTGCCCATCCAGGCGGTGGTGTGATGGGTGCACCCGGCCGCAATGCAGCAAAGCTGGTTCTTGaagatttcaagaaaaaaatgaattga